A genomic region of Candidatus Cloacimonas sp. contains the following coding sequences:
- a CDS encoding helix-turn-helix transcriptional regulator, which translates to MSVKERIKVFLEYKKMSQAAFEKQCGLSNGYVNNIRRSISDNILQKVVLTFPELNPVWLRMGEGKMLLKEEEIVPHKNDQPRILTDMAIEYMTLPVDIFKLIQTQAETILSQQRVIEGELTARKDTRNA; encoded by the coding sequence ATGTCTGTAAAAGAACGAATTAAGGTTTTCTTGGAATATAAAAAAATGAGCCAGGCTGCTTTCGAAAAACAGTGTGGCCTGTCAAATGGGTATGTGAACAATATTAGAAGGTCTATCAGCGATAATATATTACAGAAGGTCGTTCTAACATTTCCGGAGTTGAATCCAGTGTGGTTAAGAATGGGGGAGGGAAAGATGTTGTTGAAAGAAGAAGAGATTGTCCCGCACAAAAATGATCAGCCGAGAATTTTGACCGATATGGCTATAGAATATATGACTCTTCCTGTTGATATTTTCAAACTTATTCAAACCCAGGCAGAGACAATTCTTTCTCAACAGAGAGTGATTGAAGGGGAACTTACTGCCCGCAAGGATACAAGAAATGCTTAA